The following proteins come from a genomic window of Sorghum bicolor cultivar BTx623 chromosome 3, Sorghum_bicolor_NCBIv3, whole genome shotgun sequence:
- the LOC110433365 gene encoding uncharacterized protein LOC110433365 produces MTEEEKAVASARRLEDPPKCHCGEQAVINPRNELEFVCPLRREDRGFRKCRFKEWIYGPKSHWPEPEKQEEVPEWKKKRRSIAPPVMCKCGVEASYGLVPSGLGIGHFCGHMIDYDESTQKCK; encoded by the exons ATGACGGAGGAAGAGAAGGCCGTCGCCTCTGCACGGCGGCTCGAGGATCCTCCGAAGTGTCATTGCGGAGAACAAGCCGTGATAAATCCACGGAATGAACTAGAGTTTGTTTGTCCTCTGCGGCGTGAA GATCGTGGTTTTCGAAAGTGCCGTTTCAAGGAGTGGATCTATGGTCCAAAGAGCCATTGGCCAGAGCCTGAGAAGCAGGAGGAGGTTCCAGAGTGGAAGAAGAAGCGGAGGTCTATTGCGCCTCCCGTGATGTGCAAATGTGGTGTTGAAGCTAGCTACGGCCTAGTTCCTTCAGGTCTTGGGATTGGCCACTTCTGTGGCCACATGATCGACTATGATGAG AGCACTCAGAAATGCAAATGA
- the LOC8084376 gene encoding GPI transamidase component PIG-T — translation MAAHSRGHPAMRERGFSPAGRPILFVSLHFLFLFTAAAASAAAPEEEKFTEELLLRPLPDRKALAHFHFRSSAPPAASVGRHHHLFPKAISQLVKKYHISELELSFTQGRWNYEQWGGFEPMSTNNAKPPGVELWAVFDLPLSEIDATWKNLTHTLSGLFCASINFLESSTAFSSPRWGFKLNEGNLRYGALPREAVCTENLTPWLKLLPCRDKSGIAALLYRPSIYKGYYHSQKLKLRSSQSLGIILDQTLTVVLQPNSVSGEQLHSNHGQLQPNWSMRHLFNRKLSGKCLVSKSSRVFIEVDKGIVDKVNKSGSDLSWSNEFFVLSNSPDKLIKGQNHLIQSSSLYVYDASNYSDEKPLDVGITWKLPLIWTCTPSPFHASRFLMGSGNERGSIALSFMSTNLHKQISGNPTDCSIKAVIFQVVPWYVKVYYHSLEIFIDGSRKTVSEVVDKIHVIPSEDKLLPGTLEMLLRFPCSMQSGTLTLDFDKGFLHIDEYPPDANQGFDIPSALVSFPEFSSARSYPEIDPVLESPLLENFQENSVVKSYTEVLLVPLTTPDFSMPYNVITFTCTVLALYFGSLLNALRRRIGEEERELKKTATRRGLIPQLLAKLRGQKVDPTESGSSSESSGSKKLLFKVVFVAVAAVLFHYFSNNS, via the exons ATGGCCGCACATAGCAGAGGGCATCCGGCCATGAGGGAAAGGGGGTTCTCGCCGGCGGGGAGACCGATCCTCTTCGTGTCCCTCcacttcctcttcctctttacCGCCGCCGCGGCGTCTGCGGCGGCGCCTGAGGAGGAGAAATTCACGGAGGAGCTGCTCCTGCGGCCGCTCCCGGACCGCAAGGCGCTGGCCCACTTCCACTTCCGCTCCTCTGCGCCCCCCGCTGCCTCCGTTGGTCGGCACCACCACCTCTTCCCCAAGGCCATCTCCCAGCTG GTTAAAAAATATCATATTAGCGAGTTGGAGCTATCTTTCACCCAGGGAAGATGGAACTATGAGCAGTGGGGTGGATTTGAACCTATGTCAACTAATAATGCAAAGCCTCCTGGTGTTGAGCTGTGGGCAGTTTTTGATCTTCCTTTGTCTGAAATTGATGCAACATGGAAGAACCTGACACATACACTCTCTGGCCTGTTTTGTGCATCCATCAACTTTTTGGAGTCTTCAACTGCATTTTCTTCCCCTCGTTGGGGATTTAAATTGAATGAAGGCAATTTGCGATATGGTGCATTGCCTCGTGAAGCAGTATGCACTGAGAATCTGACACCTTGGTTGAAACTTCTTCCATGTCGTGACAAATCTGGGATAGCTGCTTTGCTGTACAGGCCTTCAATTTACAAAGGATATTACCATTCGCAAAAACTGAAACTGAGATCCTCCCAGTCACTTGGTATTATTCTTGATCAAACTCTGACTGTTGTGCTGCAACCAAATAGTGTAAGTGGCGAACAGCTACATTCCAATCATGGTCAACTTCAGCCCAACTGGTCCATGAGACATCTTTTCAACAGAAAGTTGTCAGGGAAATGCCTTGTTTCTAAATCCAGCAGAGTATTCATTGAGGTTGATAAAGGCATTGTTGACAAAGTTAACAAATCTGGAAGTGATCTTTCTTGGAGTAATGAATTCTTTGTATTGTCTAATAGCCCGGACAAGTTGATCAAAGGTCAAAATCACTTAATTCAATCTTCTTCTTTATATGTATATGATGCAAGTAACTACAGTGACGAAAAACCTTTGGATGTGGGCATAACTTGGAAGCTTCCCCTGATATGGACTTGCACCCCATCACCTTTTCACGCAAGCAGATTTCTTATGGGCAGTGGAAATGAAAGAGGGTCAATTGCTCTGTCGTTTATGTCCACTAATCTTCATAAGCAGATATCTGGCAACCCAACTGATTGTTCAATAAAGGCAGTTATTTTCCAGGTTGTTCCATGGTATGTTAAAGTCTATTATCACAGCCTGGAAATATTTATAGATGGGAGCAGGAAGACTGTGTCAGAAGTAGTTGACAAGATTCATGTCATTCCTTCAGAAGACAAGCTTTTGCCTGGTACCCTGGAGATGCTACTAAGATTCCCTTGCAGTATGCAGTCAGGAACTCTGACATTGGATTTTGACAAG GGGTTCCTGCATATAGATGAATATCCTCCTGATGCTAATCAAGGATTTGACATTCCTTCAGCTTTGGTTAGCTTTCCTGAGTTCAGTTCTGCTCGAAGTTACCCTGAAATTGATCCAGTACTTGAATCTCCTTTACTAGAAAATTTCCAG GAAAATAGTGTTGTGAAGTCGTATACAGAAGTATTGCTCGTTCCCCTGACAACTCCTGATTTCAGCATGCCATACAATGTCATCACCTTCACATGCACTGTCTTAGCTCTTTACTTTGGCTCATTATTGAATGCTCTGAGACGAAGAATTGGCGAGGAAGAGAGGGAGTTGAAGAAAACAG CCACAAGGCGTGGACTCATTCCTCAGTTGCTAGCTAAGTTAAGGGGGCAGAAGGTGGATCCAACAGAGTCAGGGTCTTCATCTGAATCGAGTGGATCAAAGAAGCTGCTATTCAAGGTTGTATTTGTTGCAGTAGCGGCAGTTCTATTTCACTATTTCTCAAACAACAGTTGA
- the LOC110434149 gene encoding uncharacterized protein LOC110434149, whose product MLAFAQELRVRNPASIAWKKWSEEREKEIEEYRASKAEEHARKAAEEAERVEMQCLNDTIASLCAKIGCTGNWQADVGRAKYAENMILGRDGAVGGTASRPIVVEEEAEAEEDDDTGRIGDLIRLAEELGYPQEEHDYEMGRIGDLLRLAEEGEASGPMPVGASEEGEAAYHNQKTSVYDSWWPTDMTEEEGQLYSQAAEEAEAAYYERQASEAKAAEASMGKEAVVDDWESEDELLTQWCTQFD is encoded by the exons ATGCTTGCATTCGCCCAGGAGTTGCGTGTTCGTAACCCTGCGAGTATTGCATGGAAGAAGTGGTCCGAGGAGAGGGAAAAGGAGATAGAGGAGTACCGTGCAAGCAAGGCTGAAGAGCATGCAAGGAAGGCTGCGGAGGAGGCTGAGCGAGTTGAGATGCAATGCTTGAACGATACTATTGCCTCATTATGTGCTA AGATTGGATGCACCGGAAACTGGCAAGCAGATGTGGGCCGTGCTAAGTACGCGGAGAATATGATATTAGGGCGGGACGGTGCAGTTGGTGGCACTGCTAGCCGTCCGATTGTGGTCGAAGAGGAGGCCGAGGCGGAGGAAGACGACGACACCGGAAGGATAGGCGACCTCATTCGTCTTGCCGAGGAATTGGGGTACCCTCAGGAGGAGCATGACTATGAAATGGGAAGGATAGGCGACCTACTTCGTCTTGCAGAGGAGGGTGAGGCGTCAGGGCCGATGCCTGTCGGTGCCTCAGAGGAGGGTGAGGCTGCATACCACAACCAGAAGACATCGGTCTACGACTCATGGTGGCCAACAGACATGACCGAGGAAGAGGGACAGTTATACTCTCAGGCGGCAGAAGAGGCGGAGGCAGCTTACTACGAGAGACAGGCTAGTGAGGCCAAGGCAGCGGAGGCGAGCATGGGTAAGGAGGCTGTAGTGGACGATTGGGAGTCCGAGGACGAGTTGCTTACGCAGTGGTGCACGCAGTTTGATTGA
- the LOC8084377 gene encoding ubiquitin-conjugating enzyme E2 2 yields MSTPARKRLMRDFKRLMQDPPAGISGAPQDNNIMLWNAVIFGPDDTPWDGGTFKLTLQFNEEYPNKPPTVRFVSRMFHPNIYADGSICLDILQNQWSPIYDVAAILTSIQSLLCDPNPNSPANSEAARMFSENKREYNRKVREVVEQSWTAD; encoded by the exons ATGTCGACCCCTGCGAGGAAGAGGTTGATGAGGGATTTCAAGCGGCTGATGCAGGACCCTCCGGCTGGAATAAGTGGCGCCCCGCAGGATAACAACATAATGTTGTGGAATGCTGTCATATTTGG ACCTGATGATACCCCGTGGGATGGAG GTACGTTCAAGCTGACTCTCCAGTTTAATGAAGAATATCCAAACAAGCCACCAACCGTGCGGTTTGTTTCTAGGATGTTTCATCCTAACA TTTATGCTGATGGAAGCATATGCTTAGATATCCTGCAGAATCAATGGAGTCCAATATATGATGTAGCTGCTATACTCACATCAATCCAG TCATTGTTGTGCGATCCAAACCCGAATTCGCCCGCTAACTctgaagctgcccgcatgttcAGCGAGAACAAGCGAGAGTACAACCGCAAAGTGCGGGAAGTCGTGGAGCAGAGCTGGACGGCGGACTGA
- the LOC8078754 gene encoding 17.5 kDa class II heat shock protein: MDARMFGLETPLMVALQHLLDVPDGDAGAAGGDKAGAGAGGGATRTYVRDARAMAATPADVKELPGAYAFVVDMPGLGTGDIKVQVEDDRVLVISGERRREEREDAKYLRMERRMGKFMRKFVLPDNADMDKISAVCRDGVLTVTVDKLPPPEPKKPKTIEVKVA, from the coding sequence ATGGACGCGAGGATGTTCGGTCTCGAGACCCCGCTGATGGTGGCGCTGCAGCACCTGCTGGACGTGCCCGACGGCGACGCCGGCGCGGCGGGCGGCGACAAGGCGGGCGCCGGCGCGGGCGGCGGGGCCACGCGCACCTACGTCCGCGACGCGCGCGCCATGGCGGCCACCCCGGCCGACGTCAAGGAGCTTCCGGGCGCGTACGCGTTCGTGGTGGACATGCCGGGGCTGGGCACGGGCGACATCAAGGTGCAGGTGGAGGACGACCGGGTGCTGGTGATCAGCGGCGAGCGGCGCCGGGAGGAGCGCGAGGACGCCAAGTACCTGCGCATGGAGCGGCggatgggcaagttcatgcgcAAGTTCGTGCTCCCGGACAACGCCGACATGGACAAGATCTCGGCCGTGTGCAGGGACGGCGTGCTCACGGTCACCGTCGACAAGCTGCCCCCGCCTGAGCCCAAGAAGCCCAAGACCATCGAGGTCAAGGTCGCCTGA
- the LOC8078752 gene encoding uncharacterized protein LOC8078752 yields the protein MARAEQESLAAPLLEPTATARQRVPFVEVRLYRRGAGPVAIFRSDLSGPRRDRLDVRRIQASHGLRALFAFRSEGPRRGRGLRIRCDPAAGYSALPFRDGAAIALDGEPRESWTKPVSVIVAGLLVPAVMAAVAVNGMPEPLRSSRLVNGIFPPWILVSAVIIFARARTRPRAP from the exons ATGGCGCGTGCGGAACAGGAATCGCTGGCTGCGCCGCTGCTGGAGCCGACCGCGACGGCGAGGCAGCGCGTCCCGTTCGTGGAGGTGCGGCTGTACCGGCGGGGCGCCGGTCCGGTGGCGATCTTCCGGTCGGACCTGTCGGGCCCTCGGCGGGACCGCCTCGACGTGCGCCGCATCCAGGCCAGCCACGGCCTCCGGGCGCTGTTCGCCTTCAGGTCCGAGGGCCCCCGCCGCGGGCGGGGCCTCCGGATCAGGTGCGACCCGGCCGCCGGCTACTCCGCGCTGCCGTTCCGCGACGGCGCCGCCATCGCCCTCGACGGTGAGCCCAGG GAGTCGTGGACGAAGCCGGTGTCGGTGATCGTCGCCGGCCTGCTGGTGCCCGCCGTGATGGCGGCGGTTGCGGTCAACGGGATGCCGGAACCGCTGCGGTCGTCGAGGCTGGTCAACGGGATCTTCCCGCCGTGGATCCTCGTCAGCGCGGTCATCATCTTCGCTCGCGCCAGGACGCGGCCGAGGGCTCCATGA
- the LOC8078753 gene encoding DEAD-box ATP-dependent RNA helicase 39 — MAMAGAAAAGRCLLLSRPSPFRLRLLRAALSTAAPTIGPTSTPAPPPRHELLLERLRLRHLKDASSSPGAPAPASRGAERSSQQGKGKRVEAAESFEELGLGEEVMAALGEMGISKPTEIQCVGVPAVLAGTSVVLGSHTGSGKTLAYLLPLVQLLRRDEAMLGISMKPRRPRAVVLCPTRELTEQVYRVAKSISHHARFRSTMVSGGTRLRPQEDSLNMPVDMVVGTPGRILDHIKDGNMVYGDIKYLVLDEADTMFDQGFGPDIRKFLAPLKNRAAKPGDQGFQTVLVTATMTKAVQKLIDEEFEGIVHLRTSSFQKRVSTARHDFIKLSGAENKLEALLQVLEPSLAKGNKVMVFCNTLNSSRAVDHFLTENQISTVNYHGEVPAEERVENLNKFRNEEGDCPTLVCTDLAARGLDLDVDHVIMFDFPSNSIDYLHRTGRTARMGAKGKVTSIVAKKDVALATRIEEAMKKNESLEALTTNNVRRAASPQSVSTKGRPSRLVKTSNALKVVNQKGRRGVALSSKSSRTPKDTTSTRRRSPLKSQAKTTKSAAPRKAKPLKPSQSSTKASKSKAKPEGRRSKSDALNKLGTKLSVVGFRGRSSGKSAQSS, encoded by the exons ATGGCGatggccggcgccgccgccgccggtcgcTGCCTCCTGCTCTCCCGCCCGTCCCCTTTCCGGCTCCGCCTCCTCCGCGCCGCCCTCTCCACCGCTGCCCCCACCATCGGCCCCACCTCCACTCCCGCTCCCCCTCCGCGGCACgagctcctcctcgagcgcctccgcctccgccaccTCAaggacgcctcctcctcccccggcGCCCCGGCGCCCGCCTCGCGGGGCGCGGAGCGGAGCTCGCAGCAGGGAAAGGGGAAGAGGGTCGAGGCCGCGGAGAGCTTCGAGGAGCTCGGCCTTGGGGAGGAGGTGATGGCCGCTCTCGGGGAGATGGGCATCTCCAAGCCCACGGAGATCCAGTGCGTTGGTGTGCCGGCGGTGCTGGCCGGCACCAGCGTCGTGCTCGGCTCCCACACTGGCTCTGGGAAGACGCTGGCCTACTTGCTCCCTCTTGTTCAG CTACTTCGGCGTGATGAAGCAATGCTGGGGATATCAATGAAGCCAAGGCGGCCAAGAGCAGTAGTACTCTGCCCCACTAGGGAGCTCACTGAGCAG GTTTATCGAGTTGCAAAGTCTATCAGCCATCATGCACGTTTTCGGTCAACGATGGTTAGTGGAGGCACCCGTCTAAGGCCCCAGGAAGATTCTTTGAACATGCCCGTTGATATGGTTGTTGGTACTCCTGGAAGGATTCTTGATCATATCAAGGATGGTAACATGGTTTATGGCGATATTAAGTATCTG GTTCTGGATGAGGCAGATACAATGTTTGATCAAGGCTTTGGACCAGACATACGGAAGTTCCTTGCTCCATTGAAGAATCGTGCTGCAAAGCCTGGTGATCAAGGTTTCCAAACAGTATTAGTCACTGCCACTATGACAAAG GCTGTGCAAAAGTTGAttgatgaggaatttgaaggtaTTGTCCATTTGCGGACATCATCATTTCAAAAGAGAGTTTCAACAGCACGGCATGACTTTATCAAACTTTCTGGAgcagaaaacaaacttgaggctCTTCTGCAG GTTCTTGAGCCAAGCTTGGCAAAGGGAAACAAAGTTATGGTGTTCTGCAATACTTTGAATTCAAGTCGTGCAGTGGACCATTTTCTAACTGAAAATCAGATATCCACTGTTAACTATCATGGAGAGGTTCCAGCTGAAGAGAG AGTTGAGAACCTGAACAAATTCCGTAATGAAGAGGGGGACTGCCCAACATTAGTATGCACTGATCTGGCAGCTAGAGGCCTGGACCTGGATGTTGACCATGTCATCATGTTTGACTTCCCATCAAATTCG ATTGACTACCTTCACAGAACTGGAAGAACTGCACGCATGGGAGCCAAAG GGAAAGTTACAAGCATTGTGGCTAAGAAGGACGTAGCTTTAGCTACACGGATCGAAGAGGCCATGAAGAAAAATGAGAGCTTGGAAGCTCTGACGACTAACAATGTTAGAAGGGCAGCCAGCCCGCAGAGTGTGAGCACCAAAGGAAGGCCCTCAAGGTTGGTTAAGACTTCAAATGCTCTTAAAGTTGTCAATCAGAAGGGTAGAAGGGGGGTTGCGCTATCTAGCAAGTCATCCCGGACTCCCAAGGATACAACTTCAACCCGAAGGCGCTCACCGCTGAAGAGCCAGGCCAAGACAACAAAATCGGCAGCCCCGCGGAAAGCCAAGCCGTTGAAACCTTCTCAGAGCAGCACAAAGGCCTCGAAGAGCAAAGCAAAACCTGAGGGTCGAAGATCAAAGAGTGATGCTCTGAACAAGCTCGGAACTAAGCTCAGTGTGGTCGGATTCAGAGGACGCAGCTCAGGCAAATCAGCACAATCTTCATAA